AATATGGTATCGGCGCATTTTCTCCCACAAGTTCTTGCGAGAGATTCCAAGAAACTGAGCCGTCTTGGAAATTGCCCAGTCGTTACGCACGAGAGCTTCCAG
This DNA window, taken from Candidatus Binatia bacterium, encodes the following:
- a CDS encoding helix-turn-helix domain-containing protein produces the protein MRNDWAISKTAQFLGISRKNLWEKMRRYHIDR